The following coding sequences are from one Nilaparvata lugens isolate BPH chromosome 6, ASM1435652v1, whole genome shotgun sequence window:
- the LOC111046478 gene encoding uncharacterized protein LOC111046478 has protein sequence MKLILLFVSVLFTGLSVGWIDDSNNYYHYDSSNVHDFVNQSAVYQLPTFKAAPVDYNLKSEIIDNNAGFVLKSARSYARSRLANLTANFTSYIGQVCKNINTTRLLTTVQLPNATAQSFPATVELTNGKLVDVKSIAPYNDCPGFYGNDSYTLETRMLVHECKVTYDCKLTVLWSTTFKVVALVNDLKVDSKFILNSTSFEITLDYIEIPKGTKIKVNIVNQGAISYVFQQFFNFVFYFTESLILNNAQASAKTFIQQKLKELPKLNNTKPEMAQLKCFGLWLFNS, from the exons atgaaattgattttgttgTTCGTTTCGGTGTTGTTTACAGGATTGTCTGTAGGGTGGATTGATGatagcaataattattatcattatgacAGTTCGAATGTGCATGATTTTGTAAATCAGTCAGCAGTTTATCAATTGCCAACTTTCAAAGCTGCTCCTGtggattataatttgaaaagtgaaataatTGACAACAATGCTGGGTTTGTTTTGAAAAGTGCAAGGAGCTATGC ACGGAGCAGGCTGGCCAACTTGACAGCCAACTTTACAAGCTATATCGGGCAAGTGTGCAAAAACATCAATACGACACGTCTGTTGACCACTGTACAATTGCCCAATGCCACTGCACAGAGTTTTCCG GCAACGGTAGAGCTTACCAATGGTAAACTTGTGGATGTGAAGTCGATTGCTCCATACAATGATTGTCCAGGTTTTTATGGAAATGATTCTTACACCTTGGAAACAAGAATGCTGGTTCATGAGTGTAAG GTTACATATGATTGCAAGCTAACCGTGTTATGGTCAACCACTTTCAAAGTGGTCGCTCTGGTCAATGATTTGAAAGTGGATAGCAAGTTTATTTTGAATTCGACCAGCTTTGAAATAACTCTTGATTATATTGAAATTCCCAAAGGAAC CAAAATAAAAGTGAACATCGTGAATCAAGGTGCTATCAGCTATGTTTTCCAGCAGTTCTTCAATTTTGTGTTCTATTTTACTGAGTCATTGATTCTCAACAACGCCCAGGCTAGTGCGAAAACTTTCATCCAACAAAAACTGAAGGAGTTGCCAAAGCTCAACAATACAAAACCTGAAATGGCACAGCTCAAATGTTTCGGATTATGGCTTTTCAACAGCTAA
- the LOC111059177 gene encoding prostaglandin E synthase 2 — translation MMSLFSNVCRCTTLNNSKRCIRFSEDIRSFQLKLPKRPITTSNNVKIHAPAKSKRFLYSAMIGLGAGIAVGGYYSYTDIVDRGRPLKAPDSNNEKHFLKALPDVEVSRRVVFDTDASGLKIILFQYPTCPFCCKVRAFLDYHGISYDVVEVNPVLRQQIKWSEYRKVPIVLIKVKDGYQQLNDSSMIISALGSYVKDNSYTDLMELVSYYPTIEYRDDEGNRKSDIMNKYFLMFKKDLGSPEKENAVLSERKWRKWADSVLVHTLSPNVYRTMDESLESFNWFSEVGEWKRLFSWWEVSLVVYVGSFAMWMIGKRLQKKYNLKNDVRQSLYDECNVWVRELAKRGTPFHGGQRPNLADLAVFGVLCSIEGCTAFKDLLANTKIGGWYSRMKQACHEHQGSLHVV, via the exons ATGAtgtcattattttcaaatgtttgtcgTTGTACTACTCTCAATAATTCTAAAAGGTGTATCAGGTTTTCAGAGGACATCCGATCATTTCAACTGAAATTGCCAAAAAGACCCATCACAACAAGTAACAATGTAAAGATCCATGCACCCGCTAAATCGAAAAGATTTCTCTATTCGGCAATGATAGGATTGGGTGCTGGAATTGCTGTTGGAGGATATTATTCTTATACTGATATTGTAGATCGGGGACGACCTCTCAAAGCCCCTGATTCCAACAACgagaaacattttttgaaagcTTTGCCTGATGTTGAAGTTTCCAGGAGG GTGGTGTTTGATACAGATGCATCAGGTTTGAAGATCATCCTATTCCAGTACCCAACCTGCCCATTCTGCTGTAAAGTGAGAGCCTTCCTGGACTACCATGGCATTTCCTATGATGTGGTTGAAGTCAATCCAGTCTTGAGACAACAGATCAAGTGGTCCGAGTACAGGAAAGTACCAATCGTACTCATCAAGGTCAAGGATGGATATCAA CAACTGAACGACAGCTCGATGATAATATCAGCGCTCGGCTCCTATGTGAAGGACAATAGCTATACTGATCTCATGGAATTGGTGAGCTACTACCCGACCATAGAATACAGGGATGACGAAGGAAACCGCAAATCCGACATCATGAACAAGTACTTCCTCATGTTTAAGAAGGACTTGGGATCACCGGAAAAAGAGAACGCAGTTCT ATCCGAAAGAAAATGGAGGAAATGGGCTGATAGTGTATTAGTTCATACATTGTCTCCAAATGTATATAGGACAATGGATGAGTCACTGGAATCGTTCAATTGGTTTTCTGAA GTGGGTGAATGGAAACGACTGTTCTCGTGGTGGGAAGTCAGTCTTGTTGTGTATGTTGGATCATTTGCAATGTGGATGATTGGAAAACGTCTACAGAAAAA GTACAACTTGAAGAATGACGTGCGCCAGTCACTTTACGACGAATGCAACGTGTGGGTGCGTGAGCTGGCCAAGCGGGGCACCCCCTTCCACGGCGGCCAGCGACCCAATCTTGCTGACTTGGCGGTTTTCGGCGTACTCTGCAGCATCGAAGGATGCACCGCTTTCAAAGACTTGCTGGCCAACACCAAGATAGGCGGCTGGTACTCGCGCATGAAACAAGCCTGTCACGAACACCAGGGGAGCTTGCATGTTGTCTAA